TGCTGGGGTTTGCAAAGAGGAGCATCTGTTTGTGTACTGACACTGCAGGGTGGCTGCTGAAAAGCTACTTTTATGTGCATGATGGTGGTCTTCTTGGCTACAGTACAAGTGCTTGTGCATCAAGTATAAAATACAAGCCTTTAATCACATAGATCAGCTTTTTAgcttttgtaaatttaaaaacaaaaaggataaataaggcactgtacttttaaaaactaaaactgctTGGTTCCAAGTTTAAAACCCAAGGAACAACcagaatataatatataacttCCCTTACTCAGCCTCAGAGAAAGACTCTGCAAGTTCCCTTCTCCATCTGAGACGTACTTTCTGACATCTTAAATTGTGGTGTTCTCCATTAACTGCAGATTTGAAAGGCTTGATAAGCTTATAAAAGCAGATTTAGTTAATGCAAAATAAAGGGTTACTTCTATAGAACAGTTTCAACTCTGGGCTACTGCCCTGCGAATCACTTTGCATCCAACCGCCTTCTTTTGCTGTGGGAAGAGTCCAGCTTTGCCTTCAGCTTTCGCTTTCTCTGGGCCGCACTGTTCTCTGGGGTTTTTGTCGAGGGTCTGGCCCGAGTCTTTCCACTGCTCTGCTTTCTATTTGTGGCTTTCTGTGGCCTGGAAGAGGACTCACCTGCCCCTTTTTGCTTTGCAGATTTTGTCACCGGATCCGAGGCAGAGGACTGGGTAGGTCTTTTGTTtgcattctctttttctctcctggaGGGCGGGCAGCTCTTCCCAGGTGACTTTTTAGGGATCTTCACTTGATTCTCTTTTGAAGCTGTCTTTCTGGGCAGCTGGCTGCTTCTGTCCCTTGTGGCTGGCTTCTTGGCAGCGGAGATTCTGGTGGACCCATCAACATGCCTTTCTTTGCTGGACTTCATCGCAGGCCCCTTGTCCTTCCTGTCCTGAGTGCTGCTGCCTTCTGTCCTCTTGCGTTTATTCTGAACCTCTGCTTTTGGCAAGACCTCAGGCACCTGCTTCCCTTTCCTTGCCTTCGTTCCATCGGTGCTCTTGGGCTTAATGGGAAAGCCATCCGCACCGACTTGCAGGGCGAGCTTGGGGGACATCAGAGGGTTGATGCACACACTCTTGCAACTCTGTTTGCTTTCCACAGCTGGACCAAATGGGCTTTCGACTTTCTCGTTCTTGATCAGACGCTGCTGGGCTCTGAGCTTTCCTCGAATGTTGGAGTATTTTCTAAGGATGCGGGTACTGGCTGGGGTCGGTGAGTTGGTGGGAGGATGGCTGCTTCTACCTTCCTTGACCTCCTCTACACTCTCTTCAGGACTGGGGCTGAGGCTCATGTCACTGCCATCCTCGGGCTCCACTTGGTCGGGATTCTCTCGAAATTTAGCCCAGAGCTTCTGTGTTTTCCAATTGTTCTTGGCAGGAGTAGCTCCGGGAAATTTCTTCAAGTGTTTTTTCAAGCGTTCGGCCTGTAGAGAACTGGGGTACAGGCTGGAAGGAGGGTACTTCTGAAGAGGGTGCTTGACGGGTGGGATGTCACCTGGAAGACGAGTATTGAGCTTCTTCACAATGACCAGAGACCGGGTTTCAGTTGTCTCTAAGAACCACTTGCAAACATTAGATAATTTAAAGTTTGTCATAAACAACATCTGAACAGGAGAAAACTTCTGAACCTCCAGTGAACCCCGACATTTCCGTgaccttttcttgcttttccaaATCTCCTTCAGCTTATCAGACTTGTTCCTTGCCCTTGGTGTTGGCTGGGCTTCTTTCTCGAGCTGGATCCAGCCCTTCTGAACTTTCATGTACTGGGCATTGAAGTTGGCAATGAGCTCTTGGTTCTCCTCCTCAGCACACCATTCCACAAACTTTGGCTGCTCGTCCACCACGGTGTCCACATCACCCTCATCGACGGGATCTCCACTCTCGGAAGCTGcattttcctttgggattgggTTTCCTTGTGCTGCTTCCTTTTCGGAAGTCACTTTTATAGTATCCAAGGAGTCCAGAGAATGAGTGTGTCTTAGGTTGTAGGTGGAGGAGGTCAGTCTTGTAAGCCTTGGGGCCCATTTTGGGGGCACTGCAGTGTCATCATTTCCACTACCTGATGATCCCAGCGTGCTAGACGGCACGTCATCACTATCGCCATCTTTATGCTGACTGTCGGCACTGTCTATTTCATTCACGGCCTCCTCCGTCTCCTGTGCAGGAGCAGGTCCTGGCTTCCCCTGTGATTCTTCTGGGAAAGTACAAGGTATGCTTTCAGAGGGCTCTTGAGTACTGTTCTCACCTAATTTAGACTCAACATAGATTTCCAGTTTCTCTCCAGGCAGGGGCTGGCCAACTGTGGCTAAGGGATCACTGCTGGGGAAAATACTTCCTTCTTCCCCCTTGACTTCTTTCACCagcatgtttttaaaagtctgcCTGGTGATCACCCCACCCACTTCAACCTCCTGCTCAGCGTCTTTCTCAGGGATGTTTTCTTTCTCAGGGGTGCTTTCATTGACAATTGGGTTTTCAGTGTCTTCCGGAGCTTTTGTATGGAAGCCTTCAGTAAGGAGGCTCTCGGGTGTTGTCCCAACAGGGTACCCTTCTTTTTTAGAGCGTTTTGCACCAGAACTTTTAGAAACCTTGACGTCAGCACTTGGAGAGGAAGAAtctgaattttgattttttaggCACCTCTCAGCAGAGGAAGAATCTGCAAGCTGACTTCTGAGACACCTATCAGAGGCCTCAGGTAATTTTCTaccttttttcttcttgtctaGATTCTCTTCAGGTGACTCAGTGTTTTGATCGCATGCATCTTTTTCTGAAGGATGTTTGACATCACCATCCTCTCCCTCTAATTTTCCTGTACCACCTGCTGCCTCACTTTCCTCAATTTCACTGGGGTTTTCATTTGTCAAAGTGCTGCTTTCCTTCGAGAGTGGGTCAGTATCTAGCTCCTGAGTGTCTTCGGTCTCAGCCTCAGTAGCGACACTTGGCTCTTCCTCGGCCTTTCCTGGGCTCATGGGAGGATCCAAGACCGCAGAAGGACTTTGATTTTCTGAACACAGagggctttcttctctctctgctgtTTCAGGAGGGGAACCAGGCCTGGGAGCAACATCGTCACTGCCTCCCTCAGAAATGCTCTCTGTGGTGGGAAGCAGGGGACAGTCTCGGGGTACACTCATCTCCTCTGTACTCAGCAGTTCAACTGGCTGCTGGTCTCGTCCAGAGGAAGACATCTCACTTCCCATGGGAGCTGAGACCATGGAGCTGCCTTCTGGTGGGTCCTCTTCAGGAAGATGAGCAGGGAGGGGCCACTCTGGACTGCAGGCTGCTGTTTCCTTTGATGTGGGGGAGCCACTCGGGTTTGCATTATTCGTCACGGGGCAAACCTCTGGCTCTTGAGATGCCTTTTCAGGTGATGCATCTCTGTCTCCTTCAGTGAGAGGAGTTGTTTCTTTACTAGGTTCTTCAGGCTTGTCTTCTCTGGGATGCTCTACTTCTACTGTAGGTTGAGGTGCTGACGTGACAAGGGTCTGCTTGGGAGTGACCACTGCCTCTGATGCCACAGTTGAGCAGCTCGCTTTTTCTTGGGAGTGTAAATTCTTGGCCAGCGTGCGAACGGTTGGCAGCTCACAGCAATCACCATTGAAAAAGTATCCTCGAGTACTCTTCCTGGCTGTTTTCCGAGAAGATAATATCGATCTTTGATTCTCAAAGTGGCATTCTGTTATTGGCTGGCTGATATAAACGACATCACACTGGTTATCATAATCGTTTATCCTCAACCCTGATGCCCTTTTACTTTTCCGAGCTGTCTTAATGGAGGTGGATATCATCTTGGTTCGTGAGTGTCCATTTGATGTTTTGTGTACAGGTGGCATGGGGCTGGGGGCTAACCAACCATCTTTGGAATGATCAAACTGGCCCTTATCACTGGGCTGTAAATGGTAacccattttatttcttcctaggGAGTGAAGATGGTTCTCTTGCTTTGGCCTTGAATCTTGTTCACATGCCTCTAAGTCCTGGCGTAAAGGTGTTTTTGAGCTACACTGTAAAGCATTCTCTTTGTCAGCAGTTCTAGGTGAATTCCCGATAAACCCTGAGTCCCAAGCCTCTTCTGATAAAGCTTTGAATGAATTTCTTTGAGAAACAATACAGCTGTTGCTCTCCTCATTATTTTCAGCTGCCGCTTTTACTGCAATTAGATTTTCTACTAAAGCTGCACTCTGCACATGGTCTTTACCATCTTCACATATTTTCACATCTGTGTCTTGCTCCTGTTCAGTGGTCTGCCCCTCCAGGTTCTTAGAGATGCGGTGGAAGTTTAATGAGGAAGAATTCGGTGCAGTGAGGTATCCCAGAGTGGAATTATCCATTGAATTAGGTTTAGTGGTTGGAAGTTCAGAGGAATCTTTTTGGACAACAGTCAGAGTCTTCTCTGTTCCATCTACAGAGTTTGTCTCAGGCGGAGGCTCCTTTAGGGCCTGCTCTGTCAAATGTGGAGGGCTGTGGGAGCCTGCAGAGTCTATGGGCAAGTCTACAGAAGTAGAAGACTTCATGTTGAGACACAGAGCATCCTTTTCTGTATGTCTGGTGCTGAGCTGGGCACAGCCAGCATCGCAGGTAGAGGCGTCCATGGTTCCAGAATCAGAAGACTGCAGGTCCTCGGAGCCGGGCTGAGACTCAGTGTACAGATCGTTCAGAACACGAATGAACTGCTTCTGATGATGTGTGCACAGTTTGACCATAAACTTCTCCAGTGGGGACTTCGACTGATGGTTAGAATGTACTGCTATTGCCTCTGCTGAGTTCTCACTAGacagacaaagagaaagaagaaatcagtATGGTCATTCTCCAAAGAACCATTTTTACATTATGAAATTCATCAGTGTTACTTATGTTTTATTCTCTGTCCAAAACTACTTCTCAGGGCCCATGTACAT
The genomic region above belongs to Cervus canadensis isolate Bull #8, Minnesota chromosome 8, ASM1932006v1, whole genome shotgun sequence and contains:
- the LCOR gene encoding ligand-dependent corepressor isoform X4 translates to MQILLSGVHSAAISCGFESILEGLFGPALLKDLSLFKDCEPESISDWTFDENCLFCCLRRDKVKGHLVGLDEPASGAGQEALLKQEQAKIIRFERQAEEFLNAVFCRKDSPWVSDPNIPLVAREIMQRMIQQFAAEYTSKNSSTQDPSQPNSTKNQSLPKASPVTTSPTAATAQNPVLSKLLMADQDSPLDLTVRKSQSEPSEQDGVLDLSTKKSPCAGSTSLSHSPGCSSTQGNGENSAEAIAVHSNHQSKSPLEKFMVKLCTHHQKQFIRVLNDLYTESQPGSEDLQSSDSGTMDASTCDAGCAQLSTRHTEKDALCLNMKSSTSVDLPIDSAGSHSPPHLTEQALKEPPPETNSVDGTEKTLTVVQKDSSELPTTKPNSMDNSTLGYLTAPNSSSLNFHRISKNLEGQTTEQEQDTDVKICEDGKDHVQSAALVENLIAVKAAAENNEESNSCIVSQRNSFKALSEEAWDSGFIGNSPRTADKENALQCSSKTPLRQDLEACEQDSRPKQENHLHSLGRNKMGYHLQPSDKGQFDHSKDGWLAPSPMPPVHKTSNGHSRTKMISTSIKTARKSKRASGLRINDYDNQCDVVYISQPITECHFENQRSILSSRKTARKSTRGYFFNGDCCELPTVRTLAKNLHSQEKASCSTVASEAVVTPKQTLVTSAPQPTVEVEHPREDKPEEPSKETTPLTEGDRDASPEKASQEPEVCPVTNNANPSGSPTSKETAACSPEWPLPAHLPEEDPPEGSSMVSAPMGSEMSSSGRDQQPVELLSTEEMSVPRDCPLLPTTESISEGGSDDVAPRPGSPPETAEREESPLCSENQSPSAVLDPPMSPGKAEEEPSVATEAETEDTQELDTDPLSKESSTLTNENPSEIEESEAAGGTGKLEGEDGDVKHPSEKDACDQNTESPEENLDKKKKGRKLPEASDRCLRSQLADSSSAERCLKNQNSDSSSPSADVKVSKSSGAKRSKKEGYPVGTTPESLLTEGFHTKAPEDTENPIVNESTPEKENIPEKDAEQEVEVGGVITRQTFKNMLVKEVKGEEGSIFPSSDPLATVGQPLPGEKLEIYVESKLGENSTQEPSESIPCTFPEESQGKPGPAPAQETEEAVNEIDSADSQHKDGDSDDVPSSTLGSSGSGNDDTAVPPKWAPRLTRLTSSTYNLRHTHSLDSLDTIKVTSEKEAAQGNPIPKENAASESGDPVDEGDVDTVVDEQPKFVEWCAEEENQELIANFNAQYMKVQKGWIQLEKEAQPTPRARNKSDKLKEIWKSKKRSRKCRGSLEVQKFSPVQMLFMTNFKLSNVCKWFLETTETRSLVIVKKLNTRLPGDIPPVKHPLQKYPPSSLYPSSLQAERLKKHLKKFPGATPAKNNWKTQKLWAKFRENPDQVEPEDGSDMSLSPSPEESVEEVKEGRSSHPPTNSPTPASTRILRKYSNIRGKLRAQQRLIKNEKVESPFGPAVESKQSCKSVCINPLMSPKLALQVGADGFPIKPKSTDGTKARKGKQVPEVLPKAEVQNKRKRTEGSSTQDRKDKGPAMKSSKERHVDGSTRISAAKKPATRDRSSQLPRKTASKENQVKIPKKSPGKSCPPSRREKENANKRPTQSSASDPVTKSAKQKGAGESSSRPQKATNRKQSSGKTRARPSTKTPENSAAQRKRKLKAKLDSSHSKRRRLDAK
- the LCOR gene encoding ligand-dependent corepressor isoform X1, whose product is MAAGGSGCTSSAGGGGGSGRGVNPRRSGRSRFPLCGGRRDHKGLTHIFNPPPKRFESILEGLFGPALLKDLSLFKDCEPESISDWTFDENCLFCCLRRDKVKGHLVGLDEPASGAGQEALLKQEQAKIIRFERQAEEFLNAVFCRKDSPWVSDPNIPLVAREIMQRMIQQFAAEYTSKNSSTQDPSQPNSTKNQSLPKASPVTTSPTAATAQNPVLSKLLMADQDSPLDLTVRKSQSEPSEQDGVLDLSTKKSPCAGSTSLSHSPGCSSTQGNGENSAEAIAVHSNHQSKSPLEKFMVKLCTHHQKQFIRVLNDLYTESQPGSEDLQSSDSGTMDASTCDAGCAQLSTRHTEKDALCLNMKSSTSVDLPIDSAGSHSPPHLTEQALKEPPPETNSVDGTEKTLTVVQKDSSELPTTKPNSMDNSTLGYLTAPNSSSLNFHRISKNLEGQTTEQEQDTDVKICEDGKDHVQSAALVENLIAVKAAAENNEESNSCIVSQRNSFKALSEEAWDSGFIGNSPRTADKENALQCSSKTPLRQDLEACEQDSRPKQENHLHSLGRNKMGYHLQPSDKGQFDHSKDGWLAPSPMPPVHKTSNGHSRTKMISTSIKTARKSKRASGLRINDYDNQCDVVYISQPITECHFENQRSILSSRKTARKSTRGYFFNGDCCELPTVRTLAKNLHSQEKASCSTVASEAVVTPKQTLVTSAPQPTVEVEHPREDKPEEPSKETTPLTEGDRDASPEKASQEPEVCPVTNNANPSGSPTSKETAACSPEWPLPAHLPEEDPPEGSSMVSAPMGSEMSSSGRDQQPVELLSTEEMSVPRDCPLLPTTESISEGGSDDVAPRPGSPPETAEREESPLCSENQSPSAVLDPPMSPGKAEEEPSVATEAETEDTQELDTDPLSKESSTLTNENPSEIEESEAAGGTGKLEGEDGDVKHPSEKDACDQNTESPEENLDKKKKGRKLPEASDRCLRSQLADSSSAERCLKNQNSDSSSPSADVKVSKSSGAKRSKKEGYPVGTTPESLLTEGFHTKAPEDTENPIVNESTPEKENIPEKDAEQEVEVGGVITRQTFKNMLVKEVKGEEGSIFPSSDPLATVGQPLPGEKLEIYVESKLGENSTQEPSESIPCTFPEESQGKPGPAPAQETEEAVNEIDSADSQHKDGDSDDVPSSTLGSSGSGNDDTAVPPKWAPRLTRLTSSTYNLRHTHSLDSLDTIKVTSEKEAAQGNPIPKENAASESGDPVDEGDVDTVVDEQPKFVEWCAEEENQELIANFNAQYMKVQKGWIQLEKEAQPTPRARNKSDKLKEIWKSKKRSRKCRGSLEVQKFSPVQMLFMTNFKLSNVCKWFLETTETRSLVIVKKLNTRLPGDIPPVKHPLQKYPPSSLYPSSLQAERLKKHLKKFPGATPAKNNWKTQKLWAKFRENPDQVEPEDGSDMSLSPSPEESVEEVKEGRSSHPPTNSPTPASTRILRKYSNIRGKLRAQQRLIKNEKVESPFGPAVESKQSCKSVCINPLMSPKLALQVGADGFPIKPKSTDGTKARKGKQVPEVLPKAEVQNKRKRTEGSSTQDRKDKGPAMKSSKERHVDGSTRISAAKKPATRDRSSQLPRKTASKENQVKIPKKSPGKSCPPSRREKENANKRPTQSSASDPVTKSAKQKGAGESSSRPQKATNRKQSSGKTRARPSTKTPENSAAQRKRKLKAKLDSSHSKRRRLDAK
- the LCOR gene encoding ligand-dependent corepressor isoform X5, with the protein product MWFESILEGLFGPALLKDLSLFKDCEPESISDWTFDENCLFCCLRRDKVKGHLVGLDEPASGAGQEALLKQEQAKIIRFERQAEEFLNAVFCRKDSPWVSDPNIPLVAREIMQRMIQQFAAEYTSKNSSTQDPSQPNSTKNQSLPKASPVTTSPTAATAQNPVLSKLLMADQDSPLDLTVRKSQSEPSEQDGVLDLSTKKSPCAGSTSLSHSPGCSSTQGNGENSAEAIAVHSNHQSKSPLEKFMVKLCTHHQKQFIRVLNDLYTESQPGSEDLQSSDSGTMDASTCDAGCAQLSTRHTEKDALCLNMKSSTSVDLPIDSAGSHSPPHLTEQALKEPPPETNSVDGTEKTLTVVQKDSSELPTTKPNSMDNSTLGYLTAPNSSSLNFHRISKNLEGQTTEQEQDTDVKICEDGKDHVQSAALVENLIAVKAAAENNEESNSCIVSQRNSFKALSEEAWDSGFIGNSPRTADKENALQCSSKTPLRQDLEACEQDSRPKQENHLHSLGRNKMGYHLQPSDKGQFDHSKDGWLAPSPMPPVHKTSNGHSRTKMISTSIKTARKSKRASGLRINDYDNQCDVVYISQPITECHFENQRSILSSRKTARKSTRGYFFNGDCCELPTVRTLAKNLHSQEKASCSTVASEAVVTPKQTLVTSAPQPTVEVEHPREDKPEEPSKETTPLTEGDRDASPEKASQEPEVCPVTNNANPSGSPTSKETAACSPEWPLPAHLPEEDPPEGSSMVSAPMGSEMSSSGRDQQPVELLSTEEMSVPRDCPLLPTTESISEGGSDDVAPRPGSPPETAEREESPLCSENQSPSAVLDPPMSPGKAEEEPSVATEAETEDTQELDTDPLSKESSTLTNENPSEIEESEAAGGTGKLEGEDGDVKHPSEKDACDQNTESPEENLDKKKKGRKLPEASDRCLRSQLADSSSAERCLKNQNSDSSSPSADVKVSKSSGAKRSKKEGYPVGTTPESLLTEGFHTKAPEDTENPIVNESTPEKENIPEKDAEQEVEVGGVITRQTFKNMLVKEVKGEEGSIFPSSDPLATVGQPLPGEKLEIYVESKLGENSTQEPSESIPCTFPEESQGKPGPAPAQETEEAVNEIDSADSQHKDGDSDDVPSSTLGSSGSGNDDTAVPPKWAPRLTRLTSSTYNLRHTHSLDSLDTIKVTSEKEAAQGNPIPKENAASESGDPVDEGDVDTVVDEQPKFVEWCAEEENQELIANFNAQYMKVQKGWIQLEKEAQPTPRARNKSDKLKEIWKSKKRSRKCRGSLEVQKFSPVQMLFMTNFKLSNVCKWFLETTETRSLVIVKKLNTRLPGDIPPVKHPLQKYPPSSLYPSSLQAERLKKHLKKFPGATPAKNNWKTQKLWAKFRENPDQVEPEDGSDMSLSPSPEESVEEVKEGRSSHPPTNSPTPASTRILRKYSNIRGKLRAQQRLIKNEKVESPFGPAVESKQSCKSVCINPLMSPKLALQVGADGFPIKPKSTDGTKARKGKQVPEVLPKAEVQNKRKRTEGSSTQDRKDKGPAMKSSKERHVDGSTRISAAKKPATRDRSSQLPRKTASKENQVKIPKKSPGKSCPPSRREKENANKRPTQSSASDPVTKSAKQKGAGESSSRPQKATNRKQSSGKTRARPSTKTPENSAAQRKRKLKAKLDSSHSKRRRLDAK
- the LCOR gene encoding ligand-dependent corepressor isoform X6; this translates as MQRMIQQFAAEYTSKNSSTQDPSQPNSTKNQSLPKASPVTTSPTAATAQNPVLSKLLMADQDSPLDLTVRKSQSEPSEQDGVLDLSTKKSPCAGSTSLSHSPGCSSTQGNGENSAEAIAVHSNHQSKSPLEKFMVKLCTHHQKQFIRVLNDLYTESQPGSEDLQSSDSGTMDASTCDAGCAQLSTRHTEKDALCLNMKSSTSVDLPIDSAGSHSPPHLTEQALKEPPPETNSVDGTEKTLTVVQKDSSELPTTKPNSMDNSTLGYLTAPNSSSLNFHRISKNLEGQTTEQEQDTDVKICEDGKDHVQSAALVENLIAVKAAAENNEESNSCIVSQRNSFKALSEEAWDSGFIGNSPRTADKENALQCSSKTPLRQDLEACEQDSRPKQENHLHSLGRNKMGYHLQPSDKGQFDHSKDGWLAPSPMPPVHKTSNGHSRTKMISTSIKTARKSKRASGLRINDYDNQCDVVYISQPITECHFENQRSILSSRKTARKSTRGYFFNGDCCELPTVRTLAKNLHSQEKASCSTVASEAVVTPKQTLVTSAPQPTVEVEHPREDKPEEPSKETTPLTEGDRDASPEKASQEPEVCPVTNNANPSGSPTSKETAACSPEWPLPAHLPEEDPPEGSSMVSAPMGSEMSSSGRDQQPVELLSTEEMSVPRDCPLLPTTESISEGGSDDVAPRPGSPPETAEREESPLCSENQSPSAVLDPPMSPGKAEEEPSVATEAETEDTQELDTDPLSKESSTLTNENPSEIEESEAAGGTGKLEGEDGDVKHPSEKDACDQNTESPEENLDKKKKGRKLPEASDRCLRSQLADSSSAERCLKNQNSDSSSPSADVKVSKSSGAKRSKKEGYPVGTTPESLLTEGFHTKAPEDTENPIVNESTPEKENIPEKDAEQEVEVGGVITRQTFKNMLVKEVKGEEGSIFPSSDPLATVGQPLPGEKLEIYVESKLGENSTQEPSESIPCTFPEESQGKPGPAPAQETEEAVNEIDSADSQHKDGDSDDVPSSTLGSSGSGNDDTAVPPKWAPRLTRLTSSTYNLRHTHSLDSLDTIKVTSEKEAAQGNPIPKENAASESGDPVDEGDVDTVVDEQPKFVEWCAEEENQELIANFNAQYMKVQKGWIQLEKEAQPTPRARNKSDKLKEIWKSKKRSRKCRGSLEVQKFSPVQMLFMTNFKLSNVCKWFLETTETRSLVIVKKLNTRLPGDIPPVKHPLQKYPPSSLYPSSLQAERLKKHLKKFPGATPAKNNWKTQKLWAKFRENPDQVEPEDGSDMSLSPSPEESVEEVKEGRSSHPPTNSPTPASTRILRKYSNIRGKLRAQQRLIKNEKVESPFGPAVESKQSCKSVCINPLMSPKLALQVGADGFPIKPKSTDGTKARKGKQVPEVLPKAEVQNKRKRTEGSSTQDRKDKGPAMKSSKERHVDGSTRISAAKKPATRDRSSQLPRKTASKENQVKIPKKSPGKSCPPSRREKENANKRPTQSSASDPVTKSAKQKGAGESSSRPQKATNRKQSSGKTRARPSTKTPENSAAQRKRKLKAKLDSSHSKRRRLDAK
- the LCOR gene encoding ligand-dependent corepressor isoform X7, which produces MVKLCTHHQKQFIRVLNDLYTESQPGSEDLQSSDSGTMDASTCDAGCAQLSTRHTEKDALCLNMKSSTSVDLPIDSAGSHSPPHLTEQALKEPPPETNSVDGTEKTLTVVQKDSSELPTTKPNSMDNSTLGYLTAPNSSSLNFHRISKNLEGQTTEQEQDTDVKICEDGKDHVQSAALVENLIAVKAAAENNEESNSCIVSQRNSFKALSEEAWDSGFIGNSPRTADKENALQCSSKTPLRQDLEACEQDSRPKQENHLHSLGRNKMGYHLQPSDKGQFDHSKDGWLAPSPMPPVHKTSNGHSRTKMISTSIKTARKSKRASGLRINDYDNQCDVVYISQPITECHFENQRSILSSRKTARKSTRGYFFNGDCCELPTVRTLAKNLHSQEKASCSTVASEAVVTPKQTLVTSAPQPTVEVEHPREDKPEEPSKETTPLTEGDRDASPEKASQEPEVCPVTNNANPSGSPTSKETAACSPEWPLPAHLPEEDPPEGSSMVSAPMGSEMSSSGRDQQPVELLSTEEMSVPRDCPLLPTTESISEGGSDDVAPRPGSPPETAEREESPLCSENQSPSAVLDPPMSPGKAEEEPSVATEAETEDTQELDTDPLSKESSTLTNENPSEIEESEAAGGTGKLEGEDGDVKHPSEKDACDQNTESPEENLDKKKKGRKLPEASDRCLRSQLADSSSAERCLKNQNSDSSSPSADVKVSKSSGAKRSKKEGYPVGTTPESLLTEGFHTKAPEDTENPIVNESTPEKENIPEKDAEQEVEVGGVITRQTFKNMLVKEVKGEEGSIFPSSDPLATVGQPLPGEKLEIYVESKLGENSTQEPSESIPCTFPEESQGKPGPAPAQETEEAVNEIDSADSQHKDGDSDDVPSSTLGSSGSGNDDTAVPPKWAPRLTRLTSSTYNLRHTHSLDSLDTIKVTSEKEAAQGNPIPKENAASESGDPVDEGDVDTVVDEQPKFVEWCAEEENQELIANFNAQYMKVQKGWIQLEKEAQPTPRARNKSDKLKEIWKSKKRSRKCRGSLEVQKFSPVQMLFMTNFKLSNVCKWFLETTETRSLVIVKKLNTRLPGDIPPVKHPLQKYPPSSLYPSSLQAERLKKHLKKFPGATPAKNNWKTQKLWAKFRENPDQVEPEDGSDMSLSPSPEESVEEVKEGRSSHPPTNSPTPASTRILRKYSNIRGKLRAQQRLIKNEKVESPFGPAVESKQSCKSVCINPLMSPKLALQVGADGFPIKPKSTDGTKARKGKQVPEVLPKAEVQNKRKRTEGSSTQDRKDKGPAMKSSKERHVDGSTRISAAKKPATRDRSSQLPRKTASKENQVKIPKKSPGKSCPPSRREKENANKRPTQSSASDPVTKSAKQKGAGESSSRPQKATNRKQSSGKTRARPSTKTPENSAAQRKRKLKAKLDSSHSKRRRLDAK
- the LCOR gene encoding ligand-dependent corepressor isoform X2; this encodes MAAGGSGCTSSAGGGGGSGRGVNPRRSGFESILEGLFGPALLKDLSLFKDCEPESISDWTFDENCLFCCLRRDKVKGHLVGLDEPASGAGQEALLKQEQAKIIRFERQAEEFLNAVFCRKDSPWVSDPNIPLVAREIMQRMIQQFAAEYTSKNSSTQDPSQPNSTKNQSLPKASPVTTSPTAATAQNPVLSKLLMADQDSPLDLTVRKSQSEPSEQDGVLDLSTKKSPCAGSTSLSHSPGCSSTQGNGENSAEAIAVHSNHQSKSPLEKFMVKLCTHHQKQFIRVLNDLYTESQPGSEDLQSSDSGTMDASTCDAGCAQLSTRHTEKDALCLNMKSSTSVDLPIDSAGSHSPPHLTEQALKEPPPETNSVDGTEKTLTVVQKDSSELPTTKPNSMDNSTLGYLTAPNSSSLNFHRISKNLEGQTTEQEQDTDVKICEDGKDHVQSAALVENLIAVKAAAENNEESNSCIVSQRNSFKALSEEAWDSGFIGNSPRTADKENALQCSSKTPLRQDLEACEQDSRPKQENHLHSLGRNKMGYHLQPSDKGQFDHSKDGWLAPSPMPPVHKTSNGHSRTKMISTSIKTARKSKRASGLRINDYDNQCDVVYISQPITECHFENQRSILSSRKTARKSTRGYFFNGDCCELPTVRTLAKNLHSQEKASCSTVASEAVVTPKQTLVTSAPQPTVEVEHPREDKPEEPSKETTPLTEGDRDASPEKASQEPEVCPVTNNANPSGSPTSKETAACSPEWPLPAHLPEEDPPEGSSMVSAPMGSEMSSSGRDQQPVELLSTEEMSVPRDCPLLPTTESISEGGSDDVAPRPGSPPETAEREESPLCSENQSPSAVLDPPMSPGKAEEEPSVATEAETEDTQELDTDPLSKESSTLTNENPSEIEESEAAGGTGKLEGEDGDVKHPSEKDACDQNTESPEENLDKKKKGRKLPEASDRCLRSQLADSSSAERCLKNQNSDSSSPSADVKVSKSSGAKRSKKEGYPVGTTPESLLTEGFHTKAPEDTENPIVNESTPEKENIPEKDAEQEVEVGGVITRQTFKNMLVKEVKGEEGSIFPSSDPLATVGQPLPGEKLEIYVESKLGENSTQEPSESIPCTFPEESQGKPGPAPAQETEEAVNEIDSADSQHKDGDSDDVPSSTLGSSGSGNDDTAVPPKWAPRLTRLTSSTYNLRHTHSLDSLDTIKVTSEKEAAQGNPIPKENAASESGDPVDEGDVDTVVDEQPKFVEWCAEEENQELIANFNAQYMKVQKGWIQLEKEAQPTPRARNKSDKLKEIWKSKKRSRKCRGSLEVQKFSPVQMLFMTNFKLSNVCKWFLETTETRSLVIVKKLNTRLPGDIPPVKHPLQKYPPSSLYPSSLQAERLKKHLKKFPGATPAKNNWKTQKLWAKFRENPDQVEPEDGSDMSLSPSPEESVEEVKEGRSSHPPTNSPTPASTRILRKYSNIRGKLRAQQRLIKNEKVESPFGPAVESKQSCKSVCINPLMSPKLALQVGADGFPIKPKSTDGTKARKGKQVPEVLPKAEVQNKRKRTEGSSTQDRKDKGPAMKSSKERHVDGSTRISAAKKPATRDRSSQLPRKTASKENQVKIPKKSPGKSCPPSRREKENANKRPTQSSASDPVTKSAKQKGAGESSSRPQKATNRKQSSGKTRARPSTKTPENSAAQRKRKLKAKLDSSHSKRRRLDAK